The stretch of DNA TTTTCCCGCAGGCGCTGCGAGATCCGCACGCCGGGATAGTCGGTCCGGAACGAGACGTAGAAATGGTGCTCGCCGGCCAGGCCGTCGCGCGCCGCATCGCCCAGCACCTTGCGCACGACGTTGCGCAGGGCATCCTGCACCAGGAGATCGTAGCGAATCAGATCGTCTGCCATCAACCGTTGCCTGGCGCCGCATCGCTCGCGGGAAGGGAATTCGAGTGGAGGCTTCTGTTGCCAGGTGCCTCCGAACCCCGCCTATGCAGTGCTACCCGCTAGGACTTCGTTTGGTATTGGGGACCGCTTACGCGGCCACCGCCACCGGAGCAAAGTTGTCGTTGGCAACTATTGCATTGGCCCGATAACGGCGGAACCATGCCGAGCGAAAGCTCAACCTTTACGCCCTCGTCGATCCTATTTCGCCCCCGCCGAAGCCCGAACCGAACGGGCCGTTCCGGACTTGGGTGGAGGCGCCGGGTACCGCCCCCGGGTCCGATAGGTTTATTCCGAAGAACGTTTATCGCCATAGCCGGCCTCGCGACCGGCAAGGGGGAATATAGAGGGTCCCGTGCCGCTTTTGAAGCCCGCCCCGCACCATTCTGTGACCGTTTCGCGAAGTGATGCGCCGGCGCCATCCGGGCCGGCCGGTTCCCGGCCGCTCGGACCCTGGTTCGGCGCGGCTGCGGCGGTCCTGCGGGTGCTGCTCCTGCAGCTTGCCGCCTTCGGCCTCATCCTCGGGGCGGTGGCGGGGCTCGGCCGCCTGCCCGCCCCGCCGCCCGGCCTCCTGCCCTTCCCGTCCCTGAGCGGCAACGAGCGGGCCTTGCTCGCCCTCACGGTGCTGCCGCATGCGGCCCTCGCGCTCCTGATCCTGGCGGCGATCCGGCTCCGCCCCGGCACGATCCTGGGCTTCGTGAGACCGGCCCTGCCCCGTCGCGCCGCCTGGCTCCTCCTCGCCTGGCCGCCGCTCCAGGTCGCCTGGACGGCGGGGCTGCTGCTCGTGACCGGGCAGATGCCGGTCCGGGCCTGGCGCCTGTCGCCCTTCCTCACCGGCGAGGTCTTTTGGGCCTGGACGCTGTGGCTGGTGGTGCTGGCGCCGCTCGCCGAGGAGATGCTGTTTCGCGGCGACCTGTTCGGGCGCCTGGCGCGGCATCTCGCCCCGGCCGCGACGGTGGCGGTGGCGACGATGGTGTTCGTGCTCTGCCACGCCGAGCGGGGCCTGTTGCAGCCGGTCTCGGTCCTGCCCCTCGGGGTGGCGCTCGGGCTGATGCGGCTCTGGACCGGGAGCCTGTGGCCCTGCATCGCGCTCCACGCCGCGAGCAACGGCGCGGTGGTGCTGGCGCGGGTGTGGAGTACCGGCTGATTCGTGACCTCGGGCGCTGCGATTCGGCCCGGCGACGCGTTATCGTGCCGGGCCCGCCCGGCCGGGAGCCGTTTTTCCGGCCGGGCACGGATTCAGAGTTGGAGCCCGCCGGGCGCCGCAGGGCGCCCCGGGTCTTTGTCACGCGGAGGATGTCCGCCATGCGCCCCTACCACGACCTCCTCCGGCGCATCCTCGACGAGGGCGTCGAGAAGCACGACCGCACCGGCACCGGCACCCGCTCGGTCTTCGGCCACCAGATGCGCTTCGACCTCGCCCATGGGTTTCCCCTGGTGACGACCAAGCGGCTGCACCTGAAGTCGATCATCCACGAATTGCTGTGGTTTCTGGCCGGCGACACCAACGTCGCGTATCTCCGGGCGAACGGCGTGACGATCTGGGACGAGTGGGCCGACGAGCACGGCGATCTCGGCCCGGTCTACGGCCGGCAATGGCGGAGCTGGGCCAAGCCCGACGGCGGCAGCGTCGACCAGATCGCCTGGGTGCTCGACGAGATCCGCCGCAACCCGGATTCGCGCCGCCTCGTCGTCTCGGCCTGGAACCCGGCCGACCTCGACCGGATGGCGCTCGCCCCCTGCCACTGCCTGTTCCAGTTCTACGTCGCGGAGGGGCGGCTCTCGCTCCAGCTCTACCAGCGCTCGGCCGACGTGTTCCTGGGCGTGCCGTTCAACATCGCCTCCTACGCGCTCCTCACCCACATGATGGCGCAGGTGCTCGATCTCGCCCCCGGCGACTTCGTCCACACGCTCGGCGACGCGCACCTCTATTCCAACCACCTGACCCAGGCCCGCGAGCAGCTCTCCCGCGACATCCGCCCGCTCCCCCGCCTGCGGCTCGACCCCTCGGTGCGCTCGCTGTTCGAGTTCCGCTACGACGACATCGGGATCGAGGGCTACGACCCGCATCCGGCGATCCGCGCGCCGGTGGCGGTCTGAAGATGCCCTCCCCCTCGTCACCCTGATCGTCGCCGCCGCGAGGAACGGCGTCATCGGCCGCGACAACGCGCTGATCTGGCGCCTGCGCAGCGACCTGCGGCGCTTCCGCGCCCTCACCATGGGCAAGCCGGTGGTGATGGGGCGCAAGACCTGGGACTCGATCGGCCGGCCGCTGCCGGGTCGCCGGGTGATCGTGATGACCCGCGATCCGGCCTGGGCGGCACCCGGCACCGAGCGCGCGGCCGGCTGGGACGACGCCCTGCGGATCGCCGAGGGCGCGCAGGAGGTGATGGTGGCGGGGGGGGCCGAGATCTACGCGCTCGCCCTGCCGCATGCCGACCGGATCCACCTCACCGAGGTCGACGCGGCGCCCGAGGGCGATGCCCGTTTCCCGGAGATCCCGCCGGATTTCCGCGAGGTCGCGGCGGAGGCGCATCCGGCCGGTCCGGAGGACGAGCACGCCTTCCGCTTCGTGACGCTCGCGCGATACGTCCGAGACGGCCGATCCATCCAGACTTCCGGGTGCGGCGATGGAACTCCCGCACATGAGCCGAAACCTTGAGAATTCGGCCGGCGCCGGTGGTTGCTTTCGCGTGGGGCTCAGCCGATATCGCTGAGTGAGCGAGTGCCAGTGCAATGCGAGTGCCGCGCGGGACGCGAGAGACAGCGCGGGGCGTGCCGGCCGGGAAAGGACGTGGGCGAGCATGCCTTGGAGCAATCAGAGCGGCGGCAGTGGCGGTGGCGGCAACGGGGGCGGTCCCTGGGGCAATCGCGGCGGTAATGGCGGCGGTCCCTGGGGTGGCGGCTCCGGCGGCGGCGGAGGCGGCGGCCCGTGGGGCGGCGGTGGCGGCTCGGGCGGCGGCAACCAGCCGCCGGATCTCGAGGACCTGCTGCGCCGCAGCCAGGACCGTCTGAAGACCCTGATGCCCGGCGGCGGCTCGGTCGGCACCAAGGGCGCGGTGCTGGCAGTGCTGGTCGTGCTGGTGCTGTGGCTGATGACCGGCTGGTACACGGTGCTGCCGAGCCAGGTCGGCATCAACACGGTGTTCGGGCGCTATACCGGCCAGTCCGGCGAGGGCCTGCGCTGGAACTTCCCCTACCCGGTCGGCGCGGTGGTGAAGCCGAATGTCGGCGAATCGCGCAGCATCCAGGTCGGCTACCGCTCGGGCGCCGGCGCCCAGCGCTCCCGGGACGTGCCCGAGGAGAGCCTGATGCTCACCGGCGACGACAAC from Methylobacterium aquaticum encodes:
- a CDS encoding CPBP family intramembrane glutamic endopeptidase gives rise to the protein MLLLQLAAFGLILGAVAGLGRLPAPPPGLLPFPSLSGNERALLALTVLPHAALALLILAAIRLRPGTILGFVRPALPRRAAWLLLAWPPLQVAWTAGLLLVTGQMPVRAWRLSPFLTGEVFWAWTLWLVVLAPLAEEMLFRGDLFGRLARHLAPAATVAVATMVFVLCHAERGLLQPVSVLPLGVALGLMRLWTGSLWPCIALHAASNGAVVLARVWSTG
- a CDS encoding thymidylate synthase; protein product: MRPYHDLLRRILDEGVEKHDRTGTGTRSVFGHQMRFDLAHGFPLVTTKRLHLKSIIHELLWFLAGDTNVAYLRANGVTIWDEWADEHGDLGPVYGRQWRSWAKPDGGSVDQIAWVLDEIRRNPDSRRLVVSAWNPADLDRMALAPCHCLFQFYVAEGRLSLQLYQRSADVFLGVPFNIASYALLTHMMAQVLDLAPGDFVHTLGDAHLYSNHLTQAREQLSRDIRPLPRLRLDPSVRSLFEFRYDDIGIEGYDPHPAIRAPVAV